The window CAGCCGGACGGGCGGAGGGACGGCCCCCTCCATCTCCTCGAAGATATGACGGGCGATGTTCTCGGACGACGGGTTCCTCCCGTCGAAGGGAGGAACCTCGTTCAGGTATTTGTGGTCGAGGCGCGAAAGGATTTCCTTCAGGGCGGCCTTCATCGCCCGGAAATCGAGCGCCATCCCCCGGGAATCCAGCACCTCCGATTCCACGGTGACTTCCACCTGCCAATTGTGCCCGTGCAGCCTCTCGCAGTTTCCCTCGTATTCCAGGAGCCTGTGGGCCGCGGAAAACGAGGACCGGACCGTCAGGGCGTATTGTTCCCCGTTCATCGTTCCTCCAGAGGGGAGAGCAGGATACGGGATTTGGATGTCGCCCTGTCGAACCAGTTTCGGATCTCCCTCGCCGCCTTCTCCTCGAGGAGTTCCTTCCTCACCGTCCCTTCGGAAATTTCCGCGGGGCTTGTCCCCAACCGGGAGGCGCGGCGCTGGATCTCCTTTTGCACCTCTTCCTCGTTCACATCGACAAACACCGAGACGCGCTTGCGGAGGAAATCCCGGACAAGCAGCCTTCTCTCCACGTAGTCCCGGACCTGCCCCGGCAAAATCTCCCTCGCGCAGGAAGAGGGGCATCTTTCCAGGATGTCCCATGCACGGGCCGCGGCCTCCCGCAGGGCCGCGTTGTCGACCGCCCCCAACTCCAGTTTTTCCTGCTCCTGCATGACAAGCGTGTCCGCGATCAGCCGGTCCCGGGACGCGGAGAGAGAAAGTTCGACCGGCTCATTCCCCGGGAAAACCCCGCACTTCGCAAGGCACGCCTCCCGGATCACGTCGGACCGGAAGATGACCTCGCCGTTCACCGTCGCCGCCATGGCCTCGAAGATGCGATACCCCTCCGCCCCTTTCTCCTCCGCGCCGCCCGGGGGAAGGGGGATCGCGAAAACGATCCAACCGGCAAGGAGAACCGGAAGGAGCCGCCTCACGTTCCGATCTCGAAGGAAATGTCGAGCGCCGGGGAAGAATGCGTCAGGGCGCCGACCGAAATGGCGTGCACTCCGGCCCGGGCGTATTCCGTCACGTTTCCCAGATGGATCCCCCCGGACGCCTCGAGGAGAACCTTGCTTCCGTAGCGAAGGACCGCCTCGTGGACGGCATCCGGCGTCATGTTGTCGAGAAGGAGGGCGTCGGCGCCGGCCTCGACCGCCTCTTCCGCCTGTTCGAGGGTTTCCACCTCGACCTCCACCCGGGCGAGATGGTGCGCCTTTTTCCGGGCAACCGCAACGGCCACCGGGATCCCCCCCGCCGCGCGGATGGCATTCTCCTTGATGAGGATCCCGTCGGACAGGGAAAACCGGTGGTTCTCCCCGCCGCCGGTCCGGACCGCGTACTTTTCCAGGACGCGAAGCAACGGGGTGGTCTTCCGCGTATCCAGAATGCGGGTGCCGAATGCCGCTACCCGTTCGACGTACGCAGCCGTGGTCGAGGCGACGCCGGAGAGATGCTGGAGGAAATTCAGGGCGACCCGTTCCCCCCGGAGAAGCGAAGCCGCCGTACCCCGCGCCTCCCCGACCTTCTCCCCCCGGGACACCCGGGCCCCTTCCCGGACGAACGTGGCCGCGACCTGCGGATCGATCTGGCGGAACACCTCGGCCGCCACCATGCCGCCGCAGAACACGCCCTTCCCCCCGGCGAGGAACTCCCCGTGCGCCGCGCGGGCAAAGGAGGAGCCGAAGGGGTCGCCGAACGGCGCGTCCTCCCGGAGCGCGGACCGGACGATCTCCTCGTATTCGAGTACGGAAATCACGACAGGTATCGCGTCACCAGTTCGAGGTTCTTTCCGAGGCTCGCCAGCTTCTGCTCGAGGTCTTCCTTGCGGGTCCGGTGCGCGTCGACGATGTCCCCGGGGGCGTTCCCCACGAACTTCTCGTTCCCGAGCTTCGCGCTCACGACGGAGTGCTCCGCGTTGGCCTTCTCGATCTCCTTGCGGAGTCGAAGGGCTTCCTTGCGGAAATCGATGAGGCCCGCCAGGGGGAGGCACACCTCGATGTCGTTCACGACCGCCGTGGCATCCTCGACCGGGATGTATTCGGGCTCCTTGTACACCACCTTTCCCGCCCGCGCCAGCCGAAGGATGATCTCCTCGTGGTCGCGCAGGAACGCGAGATCCTCCGTCTGCCCCTTCAGGCGTACCTCGACCCTCTTCGCAGGAGGCACGTGCAGTTCGCTGCGGATGTTCCGCACGGCGCGGATGACCTCCATGAGGTGCCCCATGTCTTCCTCGACGTCGACATCGGCCCGGTCCGGATCGGCCGACGGGTATGCCTCCGCCAGGATGCTCCCCCGTTCCCCGGGAAGCGACTGCCAGATCTCCTCCGAGAGGAACGGCAGAAACGGGTGGGAAATCCGGAGGATCGTCTCGAACACGAATAGGAGGACGGCGCGCTGGTTTTCCCTCGTCTCCCCGGACGCTTCCGGGGACAGGGAAGGCTTGATCATCTCGAGGTACCAGTCGCAGAACTCGTGCCAGGTGAACTGATAGAACGCGGAGGTCGCCTCGTTGAATCGGTATTCGTCGATCCCTTTCCGGATCTCGTCGATCGCTCGCTGCAGGCGGGAAAGGATCCACCGGTCGACGACGGACAGACCCCCCGGAAGGGTTCTCGCCGTGCTTCCGTCGACGTGCATCCGCACGAACCGCCCTGCCTGGAATAGCTTGTTCATGAAGTTCCGGTATCCTTCCAGGCGTTCGTCGGACATCCGGATGTCCCTTCCCTGCGCGGCGAGGGCAAGGAGCGTGAACCGGAAGGCGTCCGTTCCGTAGCGCTCCATCAGGTCGAGCGGGTCGATGACGTTTCCCCGGGTCTTGCTCATCTTCTCGCCCTTCGCGTCCCGGACAAGCGCATGGATCACCACGTCGCGGAAGGGAGCCTTCCCCGTGAACTCGATCCCCATCATCATCATCCGCGCCACCCAGAAGAAGAGGATGTCGAAGCCCGTGACGAGCGCGGAGGTGGGGTAATACCGGGCGAGGTCCTCGGTCCGGTCCGGCCAGCCCAGCGTGGAGAACGGCCACAGCGCGGAGGAGAACCAGGTGTCCAGCACGTCCTCCTCCTGGCGGAGATTGCCCGTACCGCAGGCGGAGCACCGGTCCGGCGCTTCCGCCTCCACCATCGTCATGCCGCAGGCGAGGCAGTGCCAGGCGGGAATCCTGTGCCCCCACCAGATCTGCCGGGAGATGCACCAGTCCCGGATATTCTCCATCCAGTCGAAATAGGTCCGCTCCCAGGTCGAGGGGATGATCCGGGTCTCTCCGGAGCTCACGGCATGGATCGCGGGTTCCGCGAGCGGTTTCGTCTTCACGAACCACTGGATGGACTCGGTCGGCTCGACCACCGTCTTGCACCGGTAGCAGCGGCCGACATTATGGAGGTACGGCTCCTCCTTGACGATGAGGCCCTCCCTCCGAAGGCTCTCGAGGACCGCCTCCCGGCACTCGAACCGGTCCATCCCCGCGAACGCCCCGGCCTCCGCCGTCATCCTCCCCGAGTCGTCGATCACCCTCACGGTGGGGAGGCCATGACGCCTGCCCACCTCGAAGTCGTTCGGGTCGTGGGCCGGTGTGATTTTCACGGCGCCGGTCCCGAATCCGGGGTCCACCATCTCGTCGGCGATCAGGGGGATGGGGCGGTTCATGAGGGGCAGTCGGAGCGTCGCACCGGCCCTCCCGGCATATCGCTCATCCTTCGGGTTCACGGCGACCGCGGTGTCCCCCAGCATCGTTTCGGGGCGGGTCGTGGCCACCACCACGCTGCGGCGCCCCGAGAGCTCGGGGTACCGGAGGTAATACAGCCCTCCCTGGGTCGCCTCGTGGGCGACCTCGAGGTCGGAGAGCGCCGTGTGGCACCGGGGACACCAGTTGATGATGTAGCGGCCGCGGTAGACGAGTCCTTTCCGGTGGAGACGCACGAACGCCTCCCGCACCGCGCGGGAGAGCCCCTCGTCCATCGTGAACCGCTCCCGTCGCCAGTCGCAGGCCACGCCCAGCCGTTTGAGCTGGTTCAGGATGACCCCGCCGCTTTCCTCCTTCCACTTCCAGACCCGTTCCTCGAATTTCTCCCTCCCCAGCGTCTGCCGGTCGATCCCCTCGCTCGCGAGCAGCCGCTCGACCACATTCTGCGTGGCGATCCCGGCGTGGTCGGTCCCGGGCAGCCAGAGCACGTTCCTGCCCAGCATCCGGTGGTAGCGGATGAGAACGTCCTGCAGGGTGACGTTGAGCGCGTGCCCCATGTGGAGGGAGCCGGTGACGTTCGGGGGCGGGATGACGATGCAGTAAGGATCGCCCGGACGGGCGGGATCGGCGTGGAAGAGGCCGAGCTCCTCCCAGCGGGAATACCACTTCGCCTCGGCGATCGCCGGATCGTACGATTTCTCCTGTTCGCTGGCTGCCATGCGCGCTTGCCTTATCCAACCGACTGTAACGCGGAGCGGCCGCTTTCCCGCGCTACCTTCCCGTGCGAGGGGGGGGTCGCCTGCCTGCGGGGGGATTTCAGGAAGATTCCTTCCCGGCTTTCTCGCGGATCCTTGCGATCTCCTCCCGGATGAGCGCCTCCGTGGTAGCCGGGATCACCTCCCATGCCACGTTTTCCACGGATTCCCGGATCCTCTCGGTGAACTCCTTCGTCAGCTTCTCCGCCATTTCCCACATGATCTTCTCCACGATTTCGGCGGAGACCTGCCCGAAGATCTCCTGCGCCCGTTCGGCGAACAGCTGCCGGAGCTGCTCTTCCGTCGGCCGGGCTCCCGCGGGGGGAGAGGGGGGGGCAGACGGTCTTTCCGCCACGACGGCCGCGCTTTCCGGGAAGACGGCGGAAGGGGAAGGCGCCGACTCTTTCGGAGGAGGCGCCGAATGCGCCTTCTCCTCGTGCGGCTCGATCGTCTCGACGAAATCGACCTCCTCCAGTTCCTCGACCGTCTCGAGCGCAGAGGAGAGATCGAAAACGGCGGGGGGCGAGTCGTCGAACGCAGGCTCTTCGATATGCTCGACGGTCCGGGACCTCTCTTCCGGCACTTCCGGGGAAGGGGCGATCCGGTCCTGCTCTTCCTGCTTCGGGGACGGGGGTTTCGGGGCGGTTTCCTTTCTTTCCGGCTTCCCCTCGATATCCTCGAGCGACACGTCGAAATCCCCCAGCGACAAGGCGCCCCCGGCTCTCACGCCGGAAGAAGGCGCGGCCCCGCCACGGTCGTCCGCTTTGACCGACGGAGAGACGGACGCCGCTCCCGCCTCCTTTTCCGCTTCGCTCAGAATATCGCTGAAATCCCACGGTTCCTCCGCGGACGGGGTGAGCCGCTCCTTCTCCCCAGGCGCCGGAACGGCCTCCTTCGGTCTCCGGATCAGGGCCTCGACCTTGTCGATCAGCTCCTGGTACTCGAACGGCTTGAACAGGACGCCGTTCGCCCCGCAACTCTTGAACCTCCCCTCGTCGAAGGGGGAGAGCGTCCCGGCGAGGATGAGGACGGGACAGGAGACGCCCGCTGCGGGAGAGCGCAGCTCGGACGCGACGTGGAATCCGTCCTTTCCGGGGAGGGAGACATCGGCGACCACGAGGTCGGGGGAGAGCTCCCGCGCCATACGGACGGCGTCGATCCCGTTGTCCACCATGGTGAGGGAAATCCCCGACTGTTGGAATGTCACTTCGAAGACTTTCTGGATGGTGAGGCTGTCTTCAGCGAGCAGCAGCTTGGCGGATGTGGCCATGGCACCTCCAAATTGGCTTTATTCTAGAGAGATCCCCCATGTTTTTCAACTGTCCATTCCATCTCGCACGCGGCAAACCGAAACCGGCGAAGCAGCTCCCGACCCATATCCCGGCCAGCCCTTTTCCCCTTTCCCCGCTCTCCCCCCCCCACCTTTTTGCCGAAGACGAAAAAAAATCGTCCCGGGATTTCCCCCGACCCCCTTTCGCGAAGCCAGGTATACGCTGGTTTGCGAACGCTTGAAATGAAAAGATAAATAACAATAAAGCACAATAACATACATTAAAAATAATTTAAAATAGATTAACATTACCTTAAATATTAACAAAAATAATTTACTATTTCAAAATAATATTGACACATGCATGAAAACAAACAATAAATGTAAGATAAGTAACGCTGGAGGTGCCCGAAACGGACTTCGCATCCACACCAAAAGATACGTTTCGCCGGAATCTTCCGAATCCGGTCCCCTCCCTTTTTCCCCCGGGCCACGGAGAGGAAAACCGCCCCTCCTTGCGGGGAGCGGTCATTTCCGAAGAACATCCCTCAACAACCGTTACGGAAAGAAAGGACGGCCCGTCTCGGACGACATCGGGATCGGGGTTCCTTTCGGAGGAGGAGAACAACCTTTCCGACCCCGCAGAAGAGACCGCCGGAACCGTGGCCCTCTTCCCTGCGCAGAGGAGGTGAGAATGAGATTCTTTGCGAGACGGTTGGCGTCATGGCAGGAGAGAACCCGGAAGACCGTCGTCCCGGGAAGAATCGATGAAAACGGAATGCCCTCCCGGGAGCAGGATCATGAATTCCGCCGGTATGT is drawn from Candidatus Deferrimicrobiaceae bacterium and contains these coding sequences:
- the queD gene encoding 6-carboxytetrahydropterin synthase QueD; translation: MNGEQYALTVRSSFSAAHRLLEYEGNCERLHGHNWQVEVTVESEVLDSRGMALDFRAMKAALKEILSRLDHKYLNEVPPFDGRNPSSENIARHIFEEMEGAVPPPVRLARVAVWESEDAWAEYSRPRR
- the nadC gene encoding carboxylating nicotinate-nucleotide diphosphorylase, producing the protein MISVLEYEEIVRSALREDAPFGDPFGSSFARAAHGEFLAGGKGVFCGGMVAAEVFRQIDPQVAATFVREGARVSRGEKVGEARGTAASLLRGERVALNFLQHLSGVASTTAAYVERVAAFGTRILDTRKTTPLLRVLEKYAVRTGGGENHRFSLSDGILIKENAIRAAGGIPVAVAVARKKAHHLARVEVEVETLEQAEEAVEAGADALLLDNMTPDAVHEAVLRYGSKVLLEASGGIHLGNVTEYARAGVHAISVGALTHSSPALDISFEIGT
- a CDS encoding valine--tRNA ligase; this translates as MAASEQEKSYDPAIAEAKWYSRWEELGLFHADPARPGDPYCIVIPPPNVTGSLHMGHALNVTLQDVLIRYHRMLGRNVLWLPGTDHAGIATQNVVERLLASEGIDRQTLGREKFEERVWKWKEESGGVILNQLKRLGVACDWRRERFTMDEGLSRAVREAFVRLHRKGLVYRGRYIINWCPRCHTALSDLEVAHEATQGGLYYLRYPELSGRRSVVVATTRPETMLGDTAVAVNPKDERYAGRAGATLRLPLMNRPIPLIADEMVDPGFGTGAVKITPAHDPNDFEVGRRHGLPTVRVIDDSGRMTAEAGAFAGMDRFECREAVLESLRREGLIVKEEPYLHNVGRCYRCKTVVEPTESIQWFVKTKPLAEPAIHAVSSGETRIIPSTWERTYFDWMENIRDWCISRQIWWGHRIPAWHCLACGMTMVEAEAPDRCSACGTGNLRQEEDVLDTWFSSALWPFSTLGWPDRTEDLARYYPTSALVTGFDILFFWVARMMMMGIEFTGKAPFRDVVIHALVRDAKGEKMSKTRGNVIDPLDLMERYGTDAFRFTLLALAAQGRDIRMSDERLEGYRNFMNKLFQAGRFVRMHVDGSTARTLPGGLSVVDRWILSRLQRAIDEIRKGIDEYRFNEATSAFYQFTWHEFCDWYLEMIKPSLSPEASGETRENQRAVLLFVFETILRISHPFLPFLSEEIWQSLPGERGSILAEAYPSADPDRADVDVEEDMGHLMEVIRAVRNIRSELHVPPAKRVEVRLKGQTEDLAFLRDHEEIILRLARAGKVVYKEPEYIPVEDATAVVNDIEVCLPLAGLIDFRKEALRLRKEIEKANAEHSVVSAKLGNEKFVGNAPGDIVDAHRTRKEDLEQKLASLGKNLELVTRYLS
- a CDS encoding response regulator; translation: MATSAKLLLAEDSLTIQKVFEVTFQQSGISLTMVDNGIDAVRMARELSPDLVVADVSLPGKDGFHVASELRSPAAGVSCPVLILAGTLSPFDEGRFKSCGANGVLFKPFEYQELIDKVEALIRRPKEAVPAPGEKERLTPSAEEPWDFSDILSEAEKEAGAASVSPSVKADDRGGAAPSSGVRAGGALSLGDFDVSLEDIEGKPERKETAPKPPSPKQEEQDRIAPSPEVPEERSRTVEHIEEPAFDDSPPAVFDLSSALETVEELEEVDFVETIEPHEEKAHSAPPPKESAPSPSAVFPESAAVVAERPSAPPSPPAGARPTEEQLRQLFAERAQEIFGQVSAEIVEKIMWEMAEKLTKEFTERIRESVENVAWEVIPATTEALIREEIARIREKAGKESS